TTCTGTTCATATTCCTGCGCACGGCGCGACCACATGGCGCGCTTGACACGGGCCTTGCCCTTCAGGGTTTCCAGCGCCCGGTCGATCGCGTCGGGCGACGACAGGCCACGCATGCCGATTTCGGTGGCGCGGGCGGTGGGCACGCGCAGGGTCATCTTGTCCTTGTCAAAAGAGATGACGAACATCTCAAGCCGCAGCCCCGCGACCTCCTGCTCTTCGATCGAGACGATCCGGCCAACACCATGAGCCGGATAGACGACAAAATCATCGGGGCGAAATTCGTTCTTCTTGGTCTTGGACATTTGGCTTCCTCTAGGTAGCGCCCCAAGCGATGGGACACAAAAAGACCGCAAGCGGCGATGCCGCCTTCGGATCCTGTTCTTATCTGTTCTTGAGCCTGCGACGGGCAGAAGACGCAGGGTCGGCAGCATGACCACCGCAACCCCCGGCCCCGCCCTGAAAGCGGTTAGGATGAATTACGACAGTGGCCTGAACATATCACGAATCGGGCACAAAAAAAAGCGCCGCGGCAGGAGGGCCGAAATGGCGTTTTCCTGTTACCTGTCAATGGCTTGGTTACATTCTCACGGATTCGCGAGAATCATCGATAAGCGAATCTTCCGCAAAACCGCATCGCGTGCAAGCCGGGCGGGCGGCAATCCGCCCGTCGGCTCAATCGCCCTCGCCCGGGGCCTCCGAGAAGTATTTGTCCAGCTTGCCCTCGACCCCGTCCAGTTCGGTGGCGGTGGGCAGCGGGTCCTTCTTCTGGGTGATGACCGGCCAGATTTCGGAGTATTTGCGGTTGAACTCGACCCATTCGTCCATAGCCGGCTCGGTATCGGGGCGGATGGCATCGGCCGGGCATTCGGGTTCGCACACCCCGCAATCGATGCATTCGTCGGGATGGATCACCAGCGTGTTTTCGCCTTCATAGAAGCAGTCCACCGGACAGACTTCCACGCAGTCGGTATATTTGCACATTATGCAGTTATCGGTCACCACGTAGGTCATCTGGCGCGCTCTCGCTTGATCCTTGCGGGCATTCACCTAGTCCCTTCATCCGGATCAATCAACCCATCCGTATGTTCAAGATAGAGACATTGTGCCTCAGTCGCGGGTCCCCGGCGGGTGCCAAGGGCCAGAACGCGCATGGCGCGCACATGGCCATGCGCTGAAATCGTCACCTCGTCGCCGACATGCAGCGACCGGCCCGGCTTGCGGCAGGGCTGGCCATTGATGCGGATTCCGCCGGCCTCGATCCGGGCTGTGGCCAGTCCGCGCGACTTGAAGAACCGCGCGAAAAACAGCCATTTGTCCAGACGCTGGCCGCCCTCGCTCACTTCTTGTCTTTGAGCGTCGCGAGGATGGCGAAGGGGCTGTCCGGGTCGATCCGGCGTTCCGGGCGTTCGGGTCGCGACGAGAAGGTCTTGGGCTTGGGTGCGCCTTTGGGCCCCTTTTTCGGCCCGCCCTTGCCGCGTGGCTTGCCGCCATCGCGGGCGGCACGGTCGCCGCCAGTTTCACCAGAACGGCGCTCGGCACGCTCGCCGCGCGGCTGACCACCTTGACGGCGGCCCTGTCCGGCTTCTTGCCCCTGGGCCTGCTGCGGGCGGCGATTGCCTCCGCGCGGACGCGGCGCCCAGCGGAAGGTATAGAACACCTCGGTCTCGGGCGCGTCTTCGGCCGCATCCGCTGCCGCTTCGTCGCCGGTCGGCTCGGTTGCCTGTTCAGGCGTCTCCGCGGCCTCGGCGGCGGCGGCCTCTGCCTCGATCCGGCGTTTCTCGGCCTGCTCCGTTTCCCATTTGGCGCGGGTTTCGGCGGCCAGAACGCTTTCCTCTTCGGTCAGCGGCGCGTCCGAGGGCTCGGCCTCGGGTGCGGGTTCGGCCACGGGGGCCTCGGCCGTCTTGACCTTCGCCCGCTCGCCCTTTTCGGCGGCATAGCCCAGACCCTGCATCAGTGCCGCGAATTGCTCCAGCGTCATGCCGGTGATCGACAGCATGTCGGGATTGGCCTCGAATCCACCGCGCGTATCCTGCGTACGCAGAAGGTCGGCCAGCCGTTCCAGCATGTCGATGCGGATCGCACGGTCACCTGCGGGGTGATAGCCCGACAGCGTGTAATAGCCCTGCGGCACCTCGGGGATATGCGGGATGGTGACCAGACCGGGGGGCGGGCTTTCGGGGAATTCGTCCAGCCCCTCGGCCAGCGACCACAGCACCAGCCGCAGCCGGGTCGGCGCGGGCTTCAGCAGCGCGGGCAGGAAAATGGTGAACTGGCCAAAGCGCACACCGTGCTTGCGCAGCAACCCGCGCATCTCCTGATCCAGTTCCTTGACCTCATTCGCCACGCCTTCGCGCGGCAGGATGCCCAAAGCCTCGACCAGACGGAAGGCAAAGCCTCGCGCCAGCCCGGTCAGTCCGTCATCCTTCTGCATCGCCAGCAAAGGCTCGAACAACGCCGCCACCTTGCGGTCGATGAAATGCTGCAAACGGCGGCGGACTTTCTCGGCGATATCGGAACCGGCCTCGTCATCGACGAAAACCTCGATACCGGGATGCAGCGCGTCGCTGCCCTTGACCAGCTTGCCGATGGCGGCGTCGCCCCACATCAGCCCACCCTGTTCGGTGAAATCCAGCTCGGTATCGGGGGCGTTATAGAAACGGTCCGCGCGCAGATGGAATTCGGGACGCAGCGCCTCGTATCCGGCGCGGTTCAGCATCCTGGCCTCGTCCGCCGTCGCGGTCTGGTCGGGGCGAAACCGGAACCCTTCAAGACGGCCGGCGAATTCACCCTCGACCGTCACTTCGCCCTTGTCATTCACTTCGGCCACAAGGCTCTCCTTCTGATTGAGCCGGCGCAACAATACCGAGGTGCGCCGGTCCACGAAACGTTGGGTCAGCGCCGCATGCAGCGCGTCTGACAAACGGTCTTCTACAGCGCGAGTTTCCCCGCGCCAATGGCTTTCGTCCTGCACCCAGCCGGTTCTTTGCGCAACATAGGTCCAGGTGCGGATATAGGCGAGCCGTTTTGACAGCGCGTCGATATCGCCATGGGTGCGGTCGATACGCTGAACGGCGCGGGCCAGCCAGTCCGAAGGAATCGCGCCCTCTTGCAGGAAACCGAAGATCCGCGCCAGCAGCCCGGCATGTTCACTGGCAGAAATACCACGAAAATCGGGCACCCGGCAAACGTCCCAAAGCAGCCGGACATCGCGCCCGCCCTGCACCCGGTCGCGGATCTCGGGCAGGTCGCGCAGCGTCTTCAGCGCAGCCAGATCGTCGGCCTCGCGCCCCCGGCCCAGCAATTCATGGCCCGAAGGCGCCTCAAGACTGGAGACCAGCCGCTCGGTGGTGCCGAATTCCAGCGCCGCGTTACGCCAGACCAACCGCTGGATCGGCGCAAAGCGGTGATTCTCGATGGCGTCGATCAGCCCTTCGTCAAGAATGCGCGCATCGCCGGTGACGCCGAATGTGCCCGCCTCGGTATGGCGCCCGGCGCGCCCGGCGATCTGGCCGATCTCGTGCGGGAACAACTCGCGCACCCGGCGGCCGTCGAATTTATGCGTGGCAGAAAAGGCGACATGGCGGATATCGAGGTTCAGCCCCATGCCGATGGCGTCGGTGGCGACCAGATAATCGACCTCTCCGGCCTGATACATGGCGACCTGCGCATTGCGGGTGCGGGGCGACAGCGCCCCCATCACCACCGCGCAGCCGCCCTTTTGCCGCCGGATCAGCTCGGCCATCGCATAGACGTCATCGACGGAAAACCCCACGATGGCCGAGCGTGCCGGCATCCGCGACAGCTTTTTCGAGCCCGACCATGTCAGCGTCGAAAACCGTTCGCGCCGCTGGAACTGCACATCGGGCACCAGCGCGGCGATGGCCGGGCGCATGGTGTCGCTGCCCAGAAACAGCGTCTCGTGCAGACCGCGCATATGCAGCAGGCGGTCGGTAAAGACATGGCCGCGTTCCGGGTCGGCGCAAAGCTGGATCTCGTCTATGGCGACGAAATCGGGGGCGATGTCGGGCATGGCCTCGGTGGTGGCGACCCAGTATTGCACCCGCTCGGGCACGATGCGCTCCTCGCCCGTGACCAGCGCCACGACCGAAGGGCCACGCATTTTGACGATGCGGTCATAGACCTCTCGGGCCAGCAGACGCAGCGGCAGGCCGATCACACCGGTCCGATGGGCCAGCATGCGTTCGATGGCATAATGCGTCTTGCCGGTATTGGTCGGCCCAAGCACGGCCGTGACCCGGCCCTTTGAAAGCATGTTCATGTGATCAGATCCGGGTGCCCGACGTTTCGCGTTCCAGCCGGGCGACGGCATCAAGCGCCTCTTGCTGGTAAGGATGGATCTTCAGGCTGGCGCGATAGGCCGCCAGCGCACGATGGGTATCGCCCATCTCTTCCAGCAGCGCGCCCAGTTGCGTCAGGGCGACGAAATGCCGCGGTTCCAGTTGCAGCGCGCGGCGCAGATCCTCGATGGCGGGGCCGGTCTGGCCCAGCATCGCAAAGGCCGCCGCCCGCGCCTGCCAGCCCGCCGCGAAATCCGGCGCGTGATCGGTCAGCGCGGTCAGATGACCGATGGCGCTTTCGGGATCGCCGATATCCAGCGCGCCCTCGCCCCGTTGCAGCAGCATGTCCATCGCGGCGGAACCCGATTTCGACCATTCGCGCAGAATGTCGGTTTCCGCGATGCGCCAGCCCTCGCCCTCGGGCGCGGCCAGCTTGCTGAACATTTCGTCAATTGCGTCGCCATCCTGCGCATAGGCAGTGGTCAGCACCGCAAGGTTCAGGCAAAGTGCAATCGACAAACGGCGAAATGCCGTTACGAAATGGTGGTAATGGAATCCGCAGGCGCCCATATACCAACTGTAACCCAGCCCGCGCGGCGGGCGCCAGAGATAGCGCGACCAAGAGGATGCAAATGAGCGATGTTGTGAACGCGGCGGTCACGAAACTTCAGGAAAAGCTGGGCAGTTTCTCGTCCACGGCGAAGTTCGTGATCGAGGATGAGGGGGCGATCATGATCGATTCCGACGGCGTGCGCGCCGGAGACGAGGACGCCGAGGTCACCCTGACCGCCAGCCGCGAGACCTTCGAGGGCATCCTGGACGGCAGCGTCAACCCGACCATGGCCTTCATGAGCGGCAAGCTCAAGCTGGACGGCTCGATGGGGGTCGCCATGCAGCTGGGTCAGGCACTGAGCTGAGCCGTTACCAGGTGGAACCCGCCCCCTTCCGTCAGTTTCCCGATGATTCGCGCGAACCGGCCTCTGCCTTCTGGGTCAGGGCCGATGACGGGCTGCGGCTGCGGCTGGCACTGTGGCGGGGCGGCGATGCCCCCCACGGCACCGTTCTGTTGTTTCCCGGCCGCACCGAATATGTCGAGAAATACGCCACCCTTGCCCATGATCTGAATGCGGCGGGTTTCGCCGTGCTGACGCTGGACTGGCGCGGTCAGGGATTGTCAGAGCGGTTGCAGGACGATCCGCTGCCCGGCCATGTCGGGGAATTCGCGGATTACCAGCGCGACGTGATCGAAATGATCGTGGCGGGGACCGATCTGGACCTGCCGCGTCCCTGGCATCTGCTGGCGCATTCCATGGGCGGCTCGATCGGGTTGGCCGCGCTGCATGCCGGGCTGCCGGTCGAACGGGCGGTGTTTTCCGCCCCGATGTGGGGGATTCAGCTGGGACGGCTGCCCACATGGTTCGTGCGCGCCATCACACAGCTGGCCGACCGGGCAGGCCGTGGCGGTCGGATCGCACCGCAAAAGGGCGGCGCGCGCAGCTATGTGCTGGATGATTCCTTCAACGCCAATCTGCTGACCCATGATGTCGATAACTGGACCCGCATGGTGCGCGAGGCCGCGACATGGCCGGAACTGACCATCGCCGGCGCCAGCTTTGGCTGGGTGTTCCACGCCATCGCCGAATGCCGCCGCCTGTCGGACCTGCCGCCGCCCGACCTGCCCACGCTGATCGCGATGGGCCAAGAGGAACGGATCGTTTCGCCCGGAGCCATCCGGCAGATGGCGGATCGCTGGCCCAGTGCCCGGCTGATGGAAGTGGCAGGCGCCCGGCACGAGTTGATGATGGAAATCCCGCCGCTGAGGCAGGCATTTCTGGAATCCGCCATCGACCATTTCCTGTCCGGCAGCTAGGCGTCACCAGCCGCTGCCCCTTCCGGGCGGGCAGAACGGATTTACCATTTATTATATTGTCTTGCGCCAAGCCGAAGATAATCTGTCAGTATTATGGCACATCACCACGCTCACTTCATGATTGTCGAGACCGACCCCTTCATCGCCCGCGACATGAGCGACGGGCTGATGGAAGCGGCGCCGGGCTGCACCGTCGAAATCTTCAGGTCAGCCGAGGAATTGGCTGATCTGCCTTCTGCCCCGGCGGCCCCGCATCCGGTGATCGTCACCAAGCTGTCGCTGGAGGCCATCGAGAGCAGCGGGCTGGCCACCACCGCCGCGCGAATGGGGGCCACGATCGTGGTGCGTCAGGGCGAGGACCCGCCGGAGGCCGTAGCGGCGCGCGGCTGGCTCAGCCTGCCCACGCCCTTCACCTGCGAAGACCTGTTTGAACTGGCCTCGTCGCTGCGGCTGAGGATTTCAGCCGCCTGAGACGACAAAAGGCCCCCGACGGGGGGCCTTCGGGTGATTCGAGGCGCGGCCTTCACACCAGATCGTCATCGTCGCGCCGGTTTTCGCGCAGTTTCGCGGCCAGCGTCACCCCTACCGCGAATGCCGCCAGCAACTTGGCCATGCTGCCTGCATTGCTGTTCGCCGCGACCCTTGCCTTGTCCGAGGCACGCCCCGCAGCCTGCCGCGCGGCGTCAACGTTTTCAGGCGTCAATCCGGCCTTGCGGGCGGTATCGCGGGCAAGGTCCTGCACCCGGCGCTCGGTATCGCTGGCGAATTTATTGGCGCGGAACGAGGCCTGATCCATGACGGAATGGACCTTGTTTTCGGCCATATCGACCATGCGAGAGGCTTCGGACCGGGCGCGGTTGACAGCCGCATCCGCCGCCAGATTGACCCGCGCCTGCACCTCTTTCTTCAGATCGTCGGTGGTGGGCATCCGGTGACGCGGGCGCGTCAGCAGCAGCAGGACCAGCCCGATGACGACGAAGCCAGCCCCGATCGCCAGCGAGGCATTGACCGACCCCCAGCCCAGACCGGTGGCAAGCCAGCTCCACAAGGCGGCCAGAAGGAAACCCGCACCGATGGCGAAAAGAACGCCCGCCACCGCCTTGAAGGCTGATCGGCGGGCGACATCACCCAGCGCGAGCTTCAGGCGCTGCGCGTAATCCAGCATGTGCCCGTCCTCAGCGACGCGCCAGAATCAGGCCGACAAGAAAGCCCACGCCCGCCGCGATGCCCAAGGCCTGCGCCGGATGGCGGCGCACCATCTCGGACACCTCGTCATAGCGTTCCTCGGCATAACCGGCGACTTCATGGGCGCGGCGCTGGCCTTCCTCATACAGATGCTCGGCCTGCGCGCGGGCGCGCCCGGCATATTCCTCGCCCGCCTCACGCGCGCGTTCGGCATATTCGCGGCCGGTTTCGCGCACGGAATCGGCCAGTTCGGCGCCGCGTTCCTTCAGCCGTTCGACCGGGGCATTGTCGGCGACCCGCCGCGCGGTTTCGCGCACATCATCGGCCACCTTGCGGGCACCGCTGCGCAGATCCTCGGCCGTTTCCTCGGCGGCGTCCCGGACGTCTTTTTTCATGTCTTCGGCGGTTTTTTCGATCTTTGCCATCTTCGGTTCCCTTTCGGTGTCGATGCCGTTTCGCGGCATCACCATTCGACAGCATTAACACGCGGAGGCAAGGCATCGTTCCCGTGTTCGCAAGAAATAACGCGCCTGCGACCCGGGCAGCAAAAGGCCGGGCGCAGGGCGCCCGGCCAAAGCGTTTCACACCGGTATCGGCTCAGTTGACCAAAGCGCGGCTGTTTTGCAGATGGCGCATGGCCAGCTTGCGGCCCTGACGGCCCGACGCCAGAATACGCGCAGCCTGCGGCGCGACATCGCTGTCGCGCAACTCGGGGAACAGGGCGAAGATTTCTTCCTTGGCTGCCGACCCGACCGCCTTCAGCGCCTCGGCACCGGTATAGAGCGATTCCGTCTCGGCGCCGTTCGAGAACACCACCTCGTGCCGGTCGAACAGCATGTGGAAATATTCCACGCCATCCGCCGCATCTGCAATGTCCACGCCCTCGATGGTCAGCAATTGCTTGGCCGCCACCAGAACCTCGCTGGTGCCGAACATGCGCTGCGCGATCCGCGACCGCACCAGAACCCGGTGCTGCGGCGAGACCAGCAGATCCTGCGCCGGAGTCGAGGCACCAAGCGCCCCTGCGGCAATGCGGATCGGACGCAGCGTCGGTTCCGCCGCCAGACGGTCGGCCGAAACCCCGACCGAGCCGATCCAGCGCACCGGCTGCAAGCCGTTGTCGCGGGTCATGACCAGATCGCCTTCGGCCAGATCCTCGATGGCCCGCAACCCCGCATCGGTCAGGATCATGGTGCCGCGGGTAAAGCAGGGCAGGTTGTTCTGATCGTGCGGCATCATCTTCTGGCGATCAACCGCGCTGCCCGGCACATAGGTCAGTTCCGAACCCGCATTCGGGAACTGCTGCAGGTCGAAAAATTTGCCTTCATAACCTTCAGGAGCGATGGCCTCGAAGGTGAAGCCGACGATGGTGTCGGTCTGCTGCCCGGGCGCATTGATGCTGATCGCGTTGACCCGGAACTCTGTTCCGTTCTCGTCGGTGACGCGGAACGAATATTCAAGCTCAATGGTATGACCGGCGGGCCAAGTCACGCCATCCAGCGTGATCCCCTCCTCCAGATGCTGACCCCAAGTGGGGTCATCCGAAAGGATTTCTCTTTCCGAGTAGACACTCGCCGGCACCATGCTGCCGGGGGCAAAGCTGAAGGTGGGCGGTGTGCCGTTATCATCCCAGCTGTCGCCCTGGCCGTCCTGCCAGTAAGTTTCGGGCGCTGCATCGCCGCCGGTAAAGGTAAACGCATCGATCGGAATGATCGGCAAAAGGAAATTGATGGGCATAACTGCTCCGTTCCTGAACTACTGGTGACAGACCCCCGAAGGGATCGACGTAGACCGAAGACGGAATAAGCCTGTGAGGAGGAGACGGATCTGTGCCCTGAAAAACAGGTGGGCTGAACTCATCACTTCGCTGCAGACGGCATCCGCACATCGAACCCGGCGCGAACACAGCATCGGGTAAGATTGCATTAACCACGCGGTGGCGCGGCTGGAAAGCTGTCTGTTAGGGCAGGTATGGCAATCCGGTAATGACCGGACCCGCCCGCGTTACAAATTGCAGGCTGGACGGGAAAGTTATCTGAAAAGACTGCATAAATGCACAGATGCCGGGGCGAATCAGGCCGCCTGATCGGGATTGCCGGGCAGGTCAGTGGCAGCGTCGCATGCCAAAAGACCGCACCCGGATGGGCGCGGCCTTTTTCATCGTCGGCAGGAAGGCGATCTTACTTGATCTTGCCTTCCTTGTATTCGACATGCTTGCGCACGACCGGATCGTATTTGTTGACCGTCATCTTCTCGGTCATCGTGCGGGCGTTTTTCTTGGTGACATAGAAATGCCCGGTTCCGGCCGTCGAGTTCAGACGGATCTTGATCGTCGTCGGCTTCGCCATGGTGCTTGCTCCTGCTGCGGGGCCGGACGCGCGGTGCAAACCCCGTGGAATTCTTGGAAGCCCGCCTTTTAGCGTGCGGGCAACGGAAGTCAACCGCGAATCGCCCCCGATCCGGGGGGCAATTCGGCGGTGTTGCGCGCGGAGGGCCTGTAAGCCGGATTCTGTCCACCGCTTGCGCGGCTGGATGACCATTCCTCTGGTCCGGCCGTTGCCGACCGGATCGTGCTGCCTACCCGGACCTGCTG
The Paracoccus alcaliphilus DNA segment above includes these coding regions:
- a CDS encoding CarD family transcriptional regulator, giving the protein MSKTKKNEFRPDDFVVYPAHGVGRIVSIEEQEVAGLRLEMFVISFDKDKMTLRVPTARATEIGMRGLSSPDAIDRALETLKGKARVKRAMWSRRAQEYEQKINSGDLMSIAEVVRDLHRNDDQREQSYSERQLYEAALDRLTREVAAVGGLDEGAAQQRVGEVLVSRAA
- the fdxA gene encoding ferredoxin FdxA, with product MTYVVTDNCIMCKYTDCVEVCPVDCFYEGENTLVIHPDECIDCGVCEPECPADAIRPDTEPAMDEWVEFNRKYSEIWPVITQKKDPLPTATELDGVEGKLDKYFSEAPGEGD
- a CDS encoding RNA-binding S4 domain-containing protein, which produces MSEGGQRLDKWLFFARFFKSRGLATARIEAGGIRINGQPCRKPGRSLHVGDEVTISAHGHVRAMRVLALGTRRGPATEAQCLYLEHTDGLIDPDEGTR
- a CDS encoding helicase-related protein codes for the protein MLSKGRVTAVLGPTNTGKTHYAIERMLAHRTGVIGLPLRLLAREVYDRIVKMRGPSVVALVTGEERIVPERVQYWVATTEAMPDIAPDFVAIDEIQLCADPERGHVFTDRLLHMRGLHETLFLGSDTMRPAIAALVPDVQFQRRERFSTLTWSGSKKLSRMPARSAIVGFSVDDVYAMAELIRRQKGGCAVVMGALSPRTRNAQVAMYQAGEVDYLVATDAIGMGLNLDIRHVAFSATHKFDGRRVRELFPHEIGQIAGRAGRHTEAGTFGVTGDARILDEGLIDAIENHRFAPIQRLVWRNAALEFGTTERLVSSLEAPSGHELLGRGREADDLAALKTLRDLPEIRDRVQGGRDVRLLWDVCRVPDFRGISASEHAGLLARIFGFLQEGAIPSDWLARAVQRIDRTHGDIDALSKRLAYIRTWTYVAQRTGWVQDESHWRGETRAVEDRLSDALHAALTQRFVDRRTSVLLRRLNQKESLVAEVNDKGEVTVEGEFAGRLEGFRFRPDQTATADEARMLNRAGYEALRPEFHLRADRFYNAPDTELDFTEQGGLMWGDAAIGKLVKGSDALHPGIEVFVDDEAGSDIAEKVRRRLQHFIDRKVAALFEPLLAMQKDDGLTGLARGFAFRLVEALGILPREGVANEVKELDQEMRGLLRKHGVRFGQFTIFLPALLKPAPTRLRLVLWSLAEGLDEFPESPPPGLVTIPHIPEVPQGYYTLSGYHPAGDRAIRIDMLERLADLLRTQDTRGGFEANPDMLSITGMTLEQFAALMQGLGYAAEKGERAKVKTAEAPVAEPAPEAEPSDAPLTEEESVLAAETRAKWETEQAEKRRIEAEAAAAEAAETPEQATEPTGDEAAADAAEDAPETEVFYTFRWAPRPRGGNRRPQQAQGQEAGQGRRQGGQPRGERAERRSGETGGDRAARDGGKPRGKGGPKKGPKGAPKPKTFSSRPERPERRIDPDSPFAILATLKDKK
- a CDS encoding tetratricopeptide repeat protein; its protein translation is MSIALCLNLAVLTTAYAQDGDAIDEMFSKLAAPEGEGWRIAETDILREWSKSGSAAMDMLLQRGEGALDIGDPESAIGHLTALTDHAPDFAAGWQARAAAFAMLGQTGPAIEDLRRALQLEPRHFVALTQLGALLEEMGDTHRALAAYRASLKIHPYQQEALDAVARLERETSGTRI
- a CDS encoding SCP2 sterol-binding domain-containing protein, yielding MSDVVNAAVTKLQEKLGSFSSTAKFVIEDEGAIMIDSDGVRAGDEDAEVTLTASRETFEGILDGSVNPTMAFMSGKLKLDGSMGVAMQLGQALS
- a CDS encoding alpha/beta fold hydrolase, with the protein product MEPAPFRQFPDDSREPASAFWVRADDGLRLRLALWRGGDAPHGTVLLFPGRTEYVEKYATLAHDLNAAGFAVLTLDWRGQGLSERLQDDPLPGHVGEFADYQRDVIEMIVAGTDLDLPRPWHLLAHSMGGSIGLAALHAGLPVERAVFSAPMWGIQLGRLPTWFVRAITQLADRAGRGGRIAPQKGGARSYVLDDSFNANLLTHDVDNWTRMVREAATWPELTIAGASFGWVFHAIAECRRLSDLPPPDLPTLIAMGQEERIVSPGAIRQMADRWPSARLMEVAGARHELMMEIPPLRQAFLESAIDHFLSGS
- a CDS encoding DUF883 family protein, producing the protein MAKIEKTAEDMKKDVRDAAEETAEDLRSGARKVADDVRETARRVADNAPVERLKERGAELADSVRETGREYAERAREAGEEYAGRARAQAEHLYEEGQRRAHEVAGYAEERYDEVSEMVRRHPAQALGIAAGVGFLVGLILARR
- a CDS encoding Hint domain-containing protein, with translation MPINFLLPIIPIDAFTFTGGDAAPETYWQDGQGDSWDDNGTPPTFSFAPGSMVPASVYSEREILSDDPTWGQHLEEGITLDGVTWPAGHTIELEYSFRVTDENGTEFRVNAISINAPGQQTDTIVGFTFEAIAPEGYEGKFFDLQQFPNAGSELTYVPGSAVDRQKMMPHDQNNLPCFTRGTMILTDAGLRAIEDLAEGDLVMTRDNGLQPVRWIGSVGVSADRLAAEPTLRPIRIAAGALGASTPAQDLLVSPQHRVLVRSRIAQRMFGTSEVLVAAKQLLTIEGVDIADAADGVEYFHMLFDRHEVVFSNGAETESLYTGAEALKAVGSAAKEEIFALFPELRDSDVAPQAARILASGRQGRKLAMRHLQNSRALVN
- the rpmG gene encoding 50S ribosomal protein L33, which codes for MAKPTTIKIRLNSTAGTGHFYVTKKNARTMTEKMTVNKYDPVVRKHVEYKEGKIK